In one Deinococcus humi genomic region, the following are encoded:
- a CDS encoding DUF72 domain-containing protein: MRVYLGCGGYSNDDWTAPGLIYEGVKKDAYLDAYARHFDAVELNSSFYAIPGLKAFEGMARKSGGRTRFAVKLHRVFTHDRAPADADYDRMLQSPAPLRDAGLMGPYLAQFPYSFHRTADNRKYLLALAERFAGHELAVELRHASWDKPEVREGMGEFGLIWVSPDYPPVGGMPEPQVHVTGDVGYLRLHGRNEGSWWEGKSAAERHDYLYNRAEMDEWAEKIALVAEDLSELYVFFENTTKGHALKNIPMLREALNARGVPVATPDPGDDGRLL; encoded by the coding sequence ATGCGCGTATATCTCGGCTGTGGCGGCTACAGCAATGACGACTGGACGGCCCCTGGCCTGATCTACGAGGGCGTCAAGAAGGACGCTTATCTGGACGCCTACGCCCGTCATTTCGATGCGGTGGAGCTGAACAGCTCGTTCTACGCTATCCCTGGCCTGAAAGCTTTCGAGGGTATGGCCCGCAAGTCGGGCGGGCGCACCCGCTTTGCCGTCAAGCTGCACCGGGTCTTTACCCATGACCGCGCCCCTGCAGACGCCGACTATGACCGAATGCTCCAGAGCCCTGCACCGCTCCGCGACGCGGGGCTGATGGGGCCGTATCTGGCGCAGTTTCCGTACTCGTTTCACCGGACCGCCGACAACCGCAAGTACCTGCTGGCACTCGCTGAGCGCTTCGCCGGGCACGAGCTGGCCGTGGAACTGCGCCATGCCAGCTGGGACAAGCCCGAGGTCCGGGAGGGTATGGGCGAGTTCGGCCTGATTTGGGTTAGCCCGGATTACCCACCTGTGGGCGGGATGCCTGAGCCGCAGGTGCACGTCACCGGGGACGTGGGTTATCTGCGTCTGCACGGGCGCAATGAGGGCAGCTGGTGGGAGGGCAAAAGTGCAGCCGAACGCCACGACTACCTGTATAACCGTGCCGAGATGGATGAATGGGCCGAGAAGATCGCGCTGGTGGCCGAGGACCTGTCTGAGCTGTACGTGTTTTTCGAGAACACCACCAAAGGCCATGCCCTTAAAAACATTCCCATGCTGCGCGAGGCCCTGAACGCGCGCGGTGTGCCCGTGGCGACACCTGATCCGGGAGACGACGGGCGACTGCTGTAA
- a CDS encoding response regulator has product MNTHRILLVDDNPNDLELALSAIGDGKVGESQAEVTVAGGGQEALGLLRCAARNSKPLPDLILLDLKMPQMDGLAVLDAIRADQDLRDIPVVMLTTSGEDRDIRDSYAHGASAYVIKPLDFTQFSEAMQTIQAFWTNLNRHPRLY; this is encoded by the coding sequence GTGAACACGCACCGAATTCTGCTAGTGGATGACAATCCAAATGATCTGGAACTGGCCCTGTCTGCCATCGGCGACGGAAAAGTGGGCGAATCCCAGGCCGAGGTCACCGTGGCTGGTGGCGGCCAGGAGGCTTTAGGGCTCCTGCGCTGCGCCGCCCGGAACAGCAAGCCCCTGCCGGACCTGATCCTGCTGGATCTCAAGATGCCGCAGATGGACGGTCTGGCCGTGCTGGACGCTATCCGGGCCGATCAGGATCTGCGCGATATCCCGGTGGTGATGCTGACCACCAGCGGCGAGGACCGCGACATCCGCGACTCCTACGCGCACGGCGCAAGTGCTTACGTGATCAAGCCGCTGGACTTTACCCAGTTCAGCGAGGCGATGCAAACCATTCAGGCGTTCTGGACCAACCTGAACCGGCATCCTCGCCTGTACTGA
- the hisIE gene encoding bifunctional phosphoribosyl-AMP cyclohydrolase/phosphoribosyl-ATP diphosphatase HisIE, whose protein sequence is MSAEQQTLDLSALKFGADGLIPVVTQDARTGVVLMQAYADREAVERTLQTREATYYSRSRGEQWIKGKTSGHTQRVLGVSLDCDGDSVLYRVEQTGAACHTGDYSCFHTPLLEEQSSKTGLDGTLERVYATISERLATLPEGSYVARLHAGGLDRVLKKISEESGEVLLAAKNNDRVELATEVADLLFHTLFAMAEVGVSPGDVAAVLQGREGRSGLKGPKEAG, encoded by the coding sequence ATGAGCGCAGAACAACAGACCTTGGACCTCTCAGCCCTGAAATTCGGAGCGGACGGCCTGATTCCGGTGGTCACGCAGGATGCACGGACCGGCGTGGTGCTGATGCAAGCTTACGCGGACCGGGAAGCCGTGGAGCGCACTCTGCAGACCCGCGAGGCCACGTACTACAGCCGTTCACGCGGCGAGCAGTGGATCAAGGGCAAAACAAGCGGCCATACCCAGCGCGTGTTGGGAGTGTCCCTTGACTGCGACGGCGACAGCGTGCTTTACCGCGTGGAGCAGACCGGGGCGGCCTGTCACACCGGGGACTATTCCTGCTTCCATACGCCGCTGCTGGAAGAACAGTCTTCCAAGACTGGCCTGGACGGCACACTGGAACGCGTTTATGCCACTATTTCGGAGCGCCTTGCCACGCTGCCGGAGGGCAGTTACGTGGCCCGCCTGCACGCGGGGGGCCTGGACCGGGTCTTAAAGAAGATCAGCGAGGAGAGCGGTGAGGTGCTGTTGGCTGCCAAGAACAATGACCGGGTCGAGCTGGCGACCGAGGTGGCCGATCTCCTGTTCCACACCCTGTTTGCAATGGCCGAGGTGGGCGTCTCGCCCGGCGACGTGGCTGCCGTCCTGCAGGGGCGCGAGGGCCGAAGTGGCCTGAAGGGGCCGAA
- the hisF gene encoding imidazole glycerol phosphate synthase subunit HisF, with amino-acid sequence MLSKRIIPCLDVQNGRVVKNVRFFEDHRDAGDPLVLAQAYEQQQADELVFYDITATHEGRGLMLDVAARVAEQVMMPLTVGGGVNALADFRQLLMAGADKISVNSGALTRPELIREASDHHGAQCVMLSIDAKRRADGTGWNVFRGGGRVDTGLDLLEWAVRGQTLGAGEICLNIMDADGTRAGFDLEATRTVARAVDLPVIASGGAGQLSDFYNVLTTGGADAALAASVFHFGELTVPQVKAYLHGHGVAVRPEWQDTAIPAAVLEGGAR; translated from the coding sequence ATGTTGAGCAAGCGCATCATTCCCTGTCTGGACGTGCAGAATGGCCGGGTGGTCAAGAACGTCCGTTTTTTCGAGGACCACCGTGATGCAGGCGATCCGCTGGTGCTGGCACAGGCATATGAGCAGCAGCAGGCTGATGAACTGGTCTTTTACGACATCACCGCAACCCATGAGGGCCGTGGCCTGATGCTGGACGTGGCTGCGCGGGTGGCCGAGCAGGTCATGATGCCCCTGACGGTGGGCGGCGGCGTCAACGCCCTTGCAGACTTCCGGCAGTTGCTGATGGCCGGGGCAGACAAGATCAGCGTCAACAGCGGTGCGCTGACCCGCCCGGAACTGATCCGCGAGGCGAGTGACCACCATGGCGCGCAGTGCGTGATGCTCTCCATCGACGCCAAACGCCGGGCGGACGGGACAGGCTGGAATGTCTTCCGCGGGGGTGGGCGGGTCGACACCGGGCTGGATCTGCTGGAATGGGCCGTACGCGGGCAGACGCTGGGGGCGGGCGAGATCTGCCTGAACATCATGGACGCCGACGGGACCCGGGCGGGCTTCGATCTGGAGGCCACCCGCACCGTGGCCCGGGCCGTGGACCTGCCGGTGATCGCGTCAGGCGGTGCCGGACAGCTCTCGGACTTCTACAACGTTCTGACTACCGGCGGAGCCGACGCGGCCCTGGCGGCCAGTGTTTTTCACTTTGGGGAACTGACGGTGCCTCAGGTCAAGGCGTACCTGCACGGACACGGCGTGGCGGTGCGGCCAGAGTGGCAGGACACGGCGATTCCAGCAGCCGTACTGGAAGGTGGAGCCAGATGA